A stretch of Halomonas elongata DSM 2581 DNA encodes these proteins:
- a CDS encoding phytanoyl-CoA dioxygenase family protein, producing the protein MMLKRVARLPLWLAELFSGTKSFVANPLIGSRRLNRWGLHVGRVALAHGVMRLRMAMLSWRVPSEDRRQFIEQGFVLKRNYLPEDEYRALVEEVRQGQGEVRQCIQGDARTRRMLLAPEVLEKMPRTRALLRDPVFRRLMRFCAGHLRMPICHAERVMNGVNEAPPDPQTNLHVDTFQPTMKFWLYLEDVSDLNGPFVFVPGSTRLSRERLSWEYRMSLQAREHADRYTARGSFRVEPEAAARLGNAPPQSFKVPGNTLLIANTFGVHARGHAQPGTSRLALWGMSRTNPFIPLPGLGFESLNRLQYRVLQRMRRREDERAAARGAQASWHRVEGRDAWQQ; encoded by the coding sequence ATGATGCTGAAGCGGGTCGCGCGGTTACCCTTGTGGCTGGCGGAGCTGTTTAGCGGCACCAAGTCGTTCGTGGCCAATCCGCTGATTGGCAGCCGGCGGTTGAATCGGTGGGGGCTGCATGTCGGACGAGTCGCGTTGGCGCATGGGGTGATGCGACTGCGCATGGCGATGCTGAGTTGGCGGGTGCCATCTGAGGATCGCCGACAGTTCATCGAGCAGGGCTTCGTGCTCAAGCGGAATTACTTGCCGGAAGACGAGTATCGTGCCCTGGTCGAGGAAGTGCGTCAGGGGCAGGGGGAGGTGCGCCAGTGTATTCAAGGGGATGCCCGGACTCGTCGGATGCTGCTTGCCCCTGAGGTACTCGAGAAGATGCCGAGAACGCGGGCGTTGCTGCGGGATCCGGTGTTTCGCCGCTTGATGCGCTTCTGTGCCGGTCATCTGCGCATGCCGATCTGTCATGCAGAGCGGGTGATGAATGGTGTCAACGAGGCGCCTCCGGATCCGCAAACCAATCTGCACGTCGACACCTTCCAGCCGACCATGAAATTCTGGCTCTATCTGGAGGATGTGTCGGACCTTAATGGTCCCTTCGTCTTTGTGCCGGGGTCGACTCGATTGAGCCGTGAACGGCTGTCCTGGGAATATCGGATGAGCCTGCAGGCCCGGGAGCATGCTGATCGCTACACGGCACGCGGTTCTTTTCGTGTTGAGCCGGAAGCGGCGGCCCGGCTTGGCAATGCACCGCCGCAAAGTTTCAAGGTTCCGGGCAATACCTTGTTGATTGCCAATACTTTCGGTGTGCACGCCCGGGGACACGCCCAGCCGGGGACATCGCGCCTGGCTCTGTGGGGCATGAGCCGTACCAACCCATTCATTCCCTTGCCGGGGCTGGGTTTCGAGAGCCTGAACCGTCTGCAGTATCGTGTATTGCAACGGATGCGTCGTCGAGAGGATGAGCGGGCTGCTGCACGGGGCGCGCAGGCGTCCTGGCATCGTGTCGAGGGCAGGGATGCCTGGCAACAATAA
- a CDS encoding glycosyltransferase family 2 protein — protein sequence MSLEQDNTSSIQKGEILLFSTMKNEGHRLEFFLDYYRKMGVSHFFLVDNNSDDDTAEILSRHSDVTRFLAKDGYKETNFGMHWLNYLLFKYGRGHWCMTCDPDEFLVYPHCNTRDLKDLTSYLESIRQDSFFTVMIDMYGEGPVSETWYEPGSDPLGACPYFDQSGYSKQYNHDMRNLFVQGGVRRRVFAKEAPASAPALNKVPLVKWKWNYAYVSSMHMALPRRLNQCIDERKVTGGILHFKFISQLNDKVKQEMVAKQHYNDSAEYKQYGRVIDNRDLLFHPQVSTRYESWETLEHLGLINKGEW from the coding sequence ATGTCGCTGGAACAGGATAATACTTCGTCAATCCAAAAAGGAGAAATCCTTCTTTTCTCGACCATGAAAAATGAAGGCCATCGGCTGGAGTTTTTTTTGGATTATTATAGAAAAATGGGGGTTTCGCATTTCTTTCTGGTAGACAATAATTCGGATGATGATACTGCTGAGATATTATCTCGGCACAGCGACGTTACCAGGTTTCTGGCAAAAGATGGTTACAAGGAAACCAATTTCGGGATGCACTGGCTTAACTACTTGCTATTCAAGTATGGCCGTGGCCATTGGTGCATGACATGTGATCCCGATGAGTTTCTCGTATATCCTCATTGTAATACTCGTGACCTCAAGGATCTTACGTCCTATCTGGAGTCAATTCGGCAAGATTCCTTCTTCACGGTCATGATTGATATGTACGGAGAAGGTCCGGTATCCGAGACTTGGTATGAGCCTGGATCAGATCCCCTGGGGGCATGCCCTTACTTTGATCAGTCCGGCTATAGCAAGCAGTACAACCATGATATGAGGAATTTATTCGTTCAGGGTGGGGTTCGTCGCCGCGTTTTTGCCAAGGAAGCGCCTGCAAGCGCACCTGCCTTGAACAAGGTTCCTTTGGTCAAGTGGAAGTGGAACTACGCATATGTTTCCTCAATGCATATGGCATTGCCTCGGCGTCTCAATCAATGCATTGATGAGCGAAAGGTGACTGGTGGAATTCTTCACTTTAAGTTTATTAGTCAGCTTAATGATAAAGTGAAGCAGGAAATGGTCGCCAAGCAGCATTATAATGATTCGGCCGAGTATAAGCAGTATGGTCGAGTTATTGATAACCGCGACCTTCTCTTCCATCCTCAGGTTTCCACTCGTTATGAAAGCTGGGAAACCCTGGAGCATTTGGGACTCATCAATAAAGGGGAGTGGTAA
- the galE gene encoding UDP-glucose 4-epimerase GalE, with protein MSNTILVVGGCGYIGSHMVKQLARAGNKVVVLDNLSTGFRELAKYGQLVVGDLGDVDLLERLFREHSFDGVMHFAANSLVGESVTEPSKYYRNNVGNTLGLLDVMVRHDVRHFIFSSTAATFGEPERSPIDERHPQAPINPYGASKLMVEQVLSDYAHAYGLNSVSLRYFNACGADPEGELGECHDPETHLIPLILQAASGRRESITVFGRDYATEDGTCVRDYIHIEDLCSAHALALSMILENRRSGALAYNLGNGQGFSVQQVIDVVKSVVARDGCSLKVEEGDRRPGDPAVLVADAARAKEELGWRPAFADLEKIVTHAWQWEKQLASM; from the coding sequence ATGAGTAACACGATTCTCGTGGTTGGCGGTTGCGGCTATATTGGCTCGCACATGGTGAAACAACTGGCCAGGGCGGGTAACAAGGTCGTGGTCCTGGACAATCTTTCCACGGGATTCCGTGAGCTGGCCAAGTATGGCCAGTTGGTCGTGGGAGATCTCGGTGATGTTGATCTGTTGGAGCGGCTGTTCCGAGAGCACTCTTTCGATGGTGTGATGCACTTTGCTGCCAATAGTTTGGTTGGGGAATCGGTGACCGAGCCCTCGAAATACTATCGCAACAATGTGGGCAACACTTTGGGATTGCTCGATGTCATGGTGCGCCACGATGTTCGCCATTTCATCTTTTCATCCACTGCGGCCACCTTTGGTGAGCCCGAGCGTAGCCCGATCGATGAGCGGCATCCACAAGCGCCGATCAATCCTTATGGTGCCAGCAAGCTGATGGTGGAGCAGGTTCTATCCGACTACGCTCATGCGTATGGGTTGAATTCCGTCAGCCTGCGTTACTTCAATGCTTGTGGTGCCGATCCCGAGGGAGAACTGGGGGAGTGCCATGATCCGGAAACCCATCTCATTCCCTTGATTCTCCAGGCAGCTTCAGGGCGCCGAGAGTCGATTACCGTGTTCGGACGGGATTACGCCACCGAGGATGGTACCTGTGTGCGCGACTACATCCATATCGAGGATTTGTGCAGTGCCCACGCGCTGGCATTGTCGATGATCCTCGAAAATCGCCGGAGTGGAGCCCTGGCATATAACCTGGGCAATGGTCAGGGCTTCTCCGTGCAACAAGTGATTGATGTGGTCAAGAGCGTAGTGGCTCGGGATGGCTGTTCGCTCAAGGTGGAAGAAGGTGACAGGAGGCCTGGCGATCCTGCTGTACTCGTCGCGGATGCCGCTCGGGCCAAGGAGGAACTTGGCTGGCGACCTGCTTTTGCCGATCTGGAGAAGATCGTGACCCATGCCTGGCAGTGGGAAAAGCAGTTGGCCTCGATGTAA
- a CDS encoding glycosyltransferase: MDDIVQNRLGNDTNEVGEPKSALQQAQRAMAEGDLERVEALVEHAVQSGDPHPGERRLWVRIAFRQGHIDSALERSKKALEAQPNDPQLRALDVRIQAAAGKPRRALHRVNQAIPRWPNSPRLRLVKLQLLRDLGRTRPALHVLRQLRRRWPRNPEVLIAVAQFYRAHGRFRATRTVLDHLLEHHPKHRQARVMRQNLASPGSHDHDTPSSLPDLLAEAQRNPEVSSADAAEILQAVKLATTTELVNTCHEAIEFLDGMVDQLTEQDKLALFNQAERFGQAKAAHRALTRILDSGPRTPPVARTLFQKAMATVEPHQADAVISHLLRHIPKAKQAPLAAEFALRIEGPQSALERLRQDRRQRRSLPEVYNLVRFLRAGNDYALGLRYLRFCRRRWPDEAELRLQHARLMMDAGYPETALETLDAPIPTTKRIPCARIRAHNLLEMGQVDAAKEELDKASTYNAANGILDLRLRVLIMLGLESEATELIQEAQRRGMNNRIASGHFSISLIGNLMNDLALFHREQSTLPHGDHEGYLAAHYVHAASAVVRRHFEQPVAPAQDTQRLIPRRVVQYWNDPKPPQSVTDIMHSWSSLPGIEYQRFNTQSARSFLRRTFGADYERAFRQANNIAEGADFFRLCYLRHYGGVYADADDRLYGQLDALLPAGAGMVCFREPFDILANNVIAAVPEHPAIVLASEMAAEALLSRDNDNTWGKTGPGLLTRAVASYLVHATPASPAERVTILPSYMLRRQVQVHIQLPHKKTKRHWNATTTTGVDMAPFFMASSSAPSE; the protein is encoded by the coding sequence ATGGATGACATCGTGCAAAACCGACTCGGCAATGATACGAACGAAGTCGGCGAACCGAAGAGTGCCCTTCAGCAGGCGCAGCGCGCCATGGCCGAGGGCGATCTGGAACGCGTGGAAGCGCTGGTCGAGCATGCCGTGCAGTCGGGTGATCCTCATCCCGGCGAACGGCGCCTCTGGGTACGCATAGCTTTCCGCCAAGGGCATATCGATAGTGCCCTGGAGCGCTCGAAAAAGGCACTTGAGGCACAACCCAACGATCCTCAACTCCGAGCCCTCGACGTACGTATACAGGCCGCCGCCGGCAAGCCGCGCCGTGCACTGCACCGCGTCAACCAGGCCATCCCGCGCTGGCCCAACAGCCCCCGACTGCGACTGGTGAAGCTTCAGCTTTTACGGGACCTCGGACGTACGCGCCCCGCCCTGCATGTTCTGCGTCAGTTGCGCCGCCGTTGGCCCCGAAATCCCGAAGTCTTGATAGCTGTCGCCCAGTTCTACCGTGCCCATGGCCGTTTCCGTGCGACCAGAACGGTGTTGGACCACCTGCTGGAGCACCACCCCAAACATCGTCAGGCCCGTGTCATGCGGCAGAACCTGGCCAGTCCCGGCTCCCATGATCACGACACACCATCATCGCTTCCCGACTTGCTGGCCGAAGCCCAACGCAATCCCGAGGTCTCCTCCGCCGATGCCGCAGAGATACTTCAGGCAGTGAAACTGGCCACAACGACGGAACTCGTCAACACCTGCCATGAGGCGATCGAGTTCCTGGACGGCATGGTCGACCAGTTAACGGAACAGGACAAGCTGGCACTGTTCAACCAGGCTGAACGATTTGGCCAGGCTAAAGCCGCCCACCGAGCCCTAACCAGAATACTCGACAGCGGGCCACGCACACCTCCTGTCGCTCGAACTCTCTTTCAGAAGGCCATGGCCACAGTCGAGCCCCACCAAGCCGATGCCGTCATTTCGCATCTGCTGCGACACATTCCTAAGGCCAAACAAGCCCCCCTGGCAGCGGAATTCGCCTTGCGAATCGAGGGGCCGCAAAGCGCTCTTGAACGGTTACGCCAGGATCGTCGTCAACGCCGTTCCCTGCCCGAGGTGTATAACCTCGTTCGCTTCCTGCGGGCCGGCAACGACTATGCCCTGGGGCTTCGCTATCTACGCTTCTGCCGCCGGCGCTGGCCGGACGAGGCAGAACTGCGGCTGCAACATGCCAGGTTAATGATGGATGCCGGGTATCCGGAAACGGCTCTCGAGACGCTGGATGCCCCCATCCCCACCACCAAACGCATTCCCTGTGCACGCATTCGGGCTCATAACTTGCTGGAGATGGGCCAGGTAGATGCCGCCAAGGAGGAACTGGACAAGGCCAGTACCTATAACGCCGCCAATGGCATTCTCGACTTGCGCCTGCGGGTCTTGATCATGCTTGGGCTCGAAAGCGAGGCAACCGAGCTCATCCAGGAAGCACAACGACGCGGAATGAACAACCGCATCGCATCGGGCCACTTCTCGATATCCCTTATTGGCAACCTGATGAACGACTTGGCGCTGTTTCACCGCGAACAGTCCACTTTGCCTCACGGAGACCATGAGGGCTACCTGGCCGCCCACTATGTTCATGCCGCCAGTGCTGTGGTCAGACGTCACTTCGAACAACCAGTGGCGCCCGCTCAAGATACCCAACGGCTTATCCCACGTCGGGTAGTGCAATACTGGAACGACCCCAAGCCTCCCCAGAGCGTAACGGATATCATGCATTCCTGGTCCAGCTTGCCGGGCATCGAATATCAGCGTTTCAACACCCAGTCGGCGCGCTCCTTCCTGAGACGTACCTTCGGGGCTGACTATGAGCGGGCATTCAGGCAGGCAAACAACATCGCGGAAGGCGCTGACTTTTTCCGTCTCTGCTATCTGCGTCACTACGGGGGAGTCTATGCCGATGCGGATGATCGGTTATATGGCCAACTGGATGCACTCCTTCCTGCCGGAGCGGGCATGGTATGTTTCCGGGAGCCCTTCGATATCCTGGCCAACAATGTCATCGCTGCAGTGCCGGAGCATCCGGCCATAGTGCTCGCCTCCGAAATGGCTGCAGAAGCCCTGCTGTCGCGTGATAACGATAATACCTGGGGCAAGACGGGACCGGGTCTGCTGACCCGAGCGGTGGCCAGCTATCTGGTCCACGCTACACCGGCCTCTCCCGCCGAGCGCGTCACCATCCTGCCCAGCTATATGCTGCGCAGACAGGTGCAAGTGCATATCCAGCTCCCGCACAAGAAAACCAAGCGGCACTGGAATGCCACCACCACCACTGGAGTGGATATGGCGCCGTTCTTCATGGCAAGCTCGTCGGCTCCCAGCGAATAG
- a CDS encoding capsular polysaccharide biosynthesis protein: MAQCQNLDALAYWGTPACRRRAMDLAERTGVPLFSLEEGFLRAYAEHEGLPSLSLIVDDLGTYGDALSPPRLEALLNEEASPLKGIESKADKAMHLLMSERLSRYNDAPDLDASLLSCDARERVLVVDQAWDELGGKAGQHAPSFQDMLAAALAENPDATICAYTPHAGRSSRDHESGALTEHDGGERVVVLHKQVNPWSLLESMSRVYTVGAHIGFEALMAGLPVSVFGMPWYAGWGATDDRLACAHRVRSRSVGELFAAAYIRCSRYLNPVTLEPGDIFDVIRWLARQRRVEGRIEGRRIMVGFRCWKAANLGARLSLLPTRLARVADARKAERLGLGPRDALVLWGRDTPPEISSLAVRTGARLLHMEDGFVRSVGLGSEMVPPRSIVLDERGIYFDPGQASDLEYLLNTHRFTDDELERAERVRSWIVQHRITKYNVEPHCVPDWDTQGREVVLVPGQVEDDASIRYGTNAVRTNLGLLEAARTAHPEAFLVYKPHPDVIRGGRQGHVVFSETFDLVDHVETELSVISCIEACDTVHTMTSLTGFDALLRGKRVVTYGEPFYAGWGLTDDRAADAKALARRSRRLNLAELVAGTLLLYPLYWDPVLHGYTSCEAVLRRIIQERDALMARTGLVHKRLGYCRRQWRKLKIIHRSFVWGKRFSR, translated from the coding sequence ATGGCTCAATGCCAGAATCTGGATGCCCTGGCGTATTGGGGAACACCAGCCTGCAGAAGGCGTGCTATGGATTTGGCCGAGCGAACGGGAGTTCCGCTGTTTTCGCTTGAGGAAGGCTTTCTTAGAGCCTATGCCGAGCATGAGGGGTTGCCGTCGCTTTCCTTGATCGTGGATGACTTGGGTACGTATGGCGATGCCTTGTCTCCTCCTCGCCTGGAGGCATTGTTGAATGAGGAGGCGTCACCGCTCAAGGGCATCGAATCGAAGGCCGATAAGGCCATGCATCTTCTGATGTCCGAGCGCTTGAGTCGCTACAATGATGCCCCCGATCTGGATGCATCGCTTCTGTCATGTGATGCTCGGGAACGGGTATTGGTAGTCGATCAGGCATGGGATGAGCTCGGGGGGAAGGCAGGCCAGCATGCTCCCAGTTTTCAAGATATGTTGGCGGCAGCCCTGGCGGAGAATCCTGACGCCACGATTTGTGCGTATACGCCTCATGCTGGTCGGTCCTCTCGGGACCATGAGTCTGGGGCTCTGACGGAACATGATGGCGGGGAGCGAGTTGTCGTGCTCCACAAGCAGGTTAACCCCTGGAGCCTGCTCGAGAGCATGAGCCGTGTCTATACGGTGGGTGCGCATATCGGCTTCGAAGCGCTGATGGCCGGCTTGCCGGTAAGTGTTTTCGGAATGCCCTGGTATGCAGGCTGGGGAGCGACGGACGATCGTTTGGCGTGTGCTCATCGTGTGCGCTCGCGAAGCGTTGGAGAGCTTTTCGCGGCAGCCTATATTCGGTGCAGTCGTTACCTGAATCCCGTGACACTGGAGCCGGGTGATATCTTCGATGTCATACGTTGGCTGGCTCGCCAGCGTCGGGTCGAGGGGCGCATCGAGGGTCGCCGGATCATGGTGGGATTTCGTTGCTGGAAAGCTGCCAACCTGGGAGCGAGGTTGTCGCTGTTGCCGACTCGACTGGCCCGTGTAGCAGACGCAAGAAAAGCGGAGCGCCTCGGTTTGGGGCCTCGGGACGCTCTTGTGCTATGGGGCCGCGATACGCCGCCGGAAATCTCGTCTCTGGCAGTTCGTACTGGAGCCCGATTGCTGCATATGGAAGATGGCTTTGTCCGCTCGGTAGGACTGGGGTCCGAGATGGTGCCTCCTCGCTCCATTGTGCTGGATGAGCGGGGGATCTATTTCGATCCTGGCCAGGCTTCAGATCTCGAATATCTGTTGAATACACACCGGTTCACCGATGACGAGCTGGAGCGTGCCGAGCGTGTTCGGAGCTGGATCGTGCAGCACCGGATCACCAAGTATAATGTCGAGCCTCATTGTGTTCCGGATTGGGACACACAAGGGCGAGAGGTCGTACTGGTTCCTGGGCAGGTCGAAGATGATGCCTCGATTCGTTACGGAACCAATGCGGTGCGTACCAATCTCGGACTGCTCGAAGCTGCCCGGACTGCCCATCCTGAAGCGTTTCTGGTTTACAAGCCTCACCCCGACGTGATCCGGGGAGGGCGCCAGGGCCATGTCGTGTTCTCCGAGACTTTCGATCTAGTCGATCACGTCGAGACCGAATTGTCGGTGATCAGTTGCATCGAAGCTTGTGATACGGTGCATACCATGACCTCCCTGACTGGCTTCGATGCCTTGCTGCGCGGCAAGCGTGTCGTCACCTATGGGGAACCCTTCTACGCCGGGTGGGGGTTGACCGATGACAGAGCGGCGGATGCGAAAGCCCTGGCTCGTCGTTCTCGGCGTCTCAACCTGGCGGAACTGGTGGCGGGTACTCTTCTGCTTTATCCGCTGTATTGGGATCCCGTGCTCCATGGTTATACCAGCTGCGAAGCCGTATTGCGCCGAATCATCCAGGAGCGCGATGCCTTGATGGCACGAACCGGCCTGGTTCATAAGCGTCTGGGCTATTGCCGGCGTCAGTGGCGAAAGCTGAAAATCATTCATCGGTCTTTCGTTTGGGGAAAACGCTTTTCCCGATGA
- a CDS encoding sulfotransferase family 2 domain-containing protein: MMVSLQKKIAFLSMPKCASTSIEKALMPYSQIIFTGNPKIKHMNYRGYVKKVEPIIISAGVNDVTTFCLFREPLEWLQSWYRYRARKALADPKAPRHRNYTGDVSFQEFVLAYINNHDVSWNKVGRQSRFVSDKEGRVAVDKVFRLDKQKPLYDFLQERIGMNLEIPQKNISPHELDYTLDDSVKREAMDFLSEEYEIYETL; this comes from the coding sequence ATGATGGTAAGTCTGCAGAAAAAAATAGCTTTTCTTTCTATGCCTAAGTGTGCTTCTACATCTATAGAAAAAGCTTTGATGCCTTATAGTCAAATAATATTTACAGGAAACCCCAAGATAAAGCATATGAATTATAGGGGGTATGTTAAGAAGGTGGAGCCTATTATTATCTCTGCAGGCGTTAATGATGTCACTACATTTTGTCTGTTCAGAGAGCCATTGGAATGGCTGCAGAGCTGGTATCGGTATAGGGCAAGAAAAGCGTTGGCGGATCCAAAGGCACCGCGTCATAGAAACTATACTGGAGATGTTAGCTTCCAAGAATTTGTTTTGGCTTATATAAATAATCATGATGTTTCTTGGAACAAGGTGGGCAGGCAAAGCCGTTTTGTTTCAGATAAAGAAGGACGTGTGGCTGTTGATAAAGTTTTCCGGCTAGATAAGCAAAAGCCGTTATATGATTTTCTACAAGAACGCATTGGTATGAATCTGGAAATTCCACAGAAAAACATCTCTCCGCATGAGCTGGATTATACATTGGATGATTCTGTTAAGAGAGAAGCCATGGATTTTTTATCAGAAGAGTATGAGATTTACGAAACTCTCTGA
- a CDS encoding beta-1,6-N-acetylglucosaminyltransferase yields the protein MKIGFVILAHESPDKLKPLLEGLLASGRNVFLHHDAGTGMDTTEILSSLDLPSGAGNLYLADRVKVEWGEWSIVKATLNCLRKAAENQDDSDYYFLLSGSCMPVKPVRFLEESLGGEDVDYIEAVNAEENQWITQGIQEERWEKFHFFNWRSQQWRFDNSLKLQEKLGIKRKLPLSHIAHMGSQWWCLRRSTVEKILGLLDKHPKMENFYKRTWVPDELFFQTMVGNLISKREIVAKPLTRYSFNSWGIPRVYYNDDYPELLSENRFFVRKVSHRAVDLKNKLSRLAPMTVDQYRELLKNSDTELDELRNNIKKAKELEESSWHHLCTSMENHYDFVKSIPARMIVVCGLESTRKSQVLAEFDKLNDTAVYGDLFDSEEVGKGYAGKSWMPINREDVTLAQHTWHKLLGDIAFHEPGKTIVFSLGKNALHYLEVLRWKHDVNIVLVDDDKRDGLDKPILKEFYFKSKVLHLIQNRLCEFSRVELENLRYWVEEAINKRLDVTYIVENLHRTQELVQWPSLLSDTHDHWELLKAIDSKLVIFVAENNNGLDKAKEAMKSWLSSGVHSGIFDVIPKRDNTLDWHYCLADVAHVNRGQSRHNALFAHMSGGQVELLDTLRWKHDLMVVYLGSDDEQGRLDELSFELEGSLDKAKEIISGEDPIKDRLDELMQERHCSYLTVSGQSLGSIKHDVLEFVDVLPEMEST from the coding sequence ATGAAGATTGGATTCGTTATCCTGGCGCATGAATCGCCTGATAAGCTAAAGCCTCTGCTGGAGGGGTTGTTGGCCTCGGGGCGTAATGTGTTCCTGCATCATGATGCTGGGACAGGTATGGACACCACCGAAATTCTATCTTCTTTGGACCTACCTTCCGGGGCCGGGAATCTATATCTGGCGGACCGCGTCAAGGTTGAGTGGGGTGAGTGGTCGATTGTCAAGGCAACACTGAATTGCCTGAGAAAAGCCGCCGAGAATCAGGATGACAGTGATTATTACTTTCTCCTTTCTGGTTCCTGCATGCCAGTCAAACCTGTTCGGTTTCTGGAAGAGAGTCTCGGTGGAGAAGATGTAGATTATATCGAAGCCGTCAATGCCGAAGAGAATCAGTGGATTACCCAAGGAATACAAGAAGAGCGTTGGGAAAAGTTTCATTTCTTCAATTGGCGCTCCCAACAGTGGCGATTTGATAATTCACTGAAGCTTCAGGAGAAGCTAGGAATTAAGCGCAAGTTGCCCCTTTCTCATATTGCACACATGGGATCACAATGGTGGTGTCTCCGTCGCTCCACGGTCGAAAAGATACTTGGCTTGCTTGATAAACACCCAAAGATGGAGAATTTCTATAAGCGAACTTGGGTTCCTGACGAGCTTTTCTTCCAGACTATGGTTGGCAATTTGATTTCTAAAAGGGAAATTGTTGCCAAGCCGTTGACTCGCTATTCTTTCAATTCCTGGGGTATTCCAAGGGTTTATTATAACGACGACTATCCGGAGTTATTGTCCGAGAATCGCTTTTTTGTTCGAAAGGTCAGCCATAGAGCGGTAGATCTCAAGAATAAGTTGAGTCGACTGGCTCCCATGACGGTTGATCAGTACAGGGAGCTTCTCAAGAATAGCGATACGGAACTGGATGAGCTAAGGAATAATATAAAGAAAGCTAAAGAGTTGGAGGAGTCCAGCTGGCATCACCTATGCACGAGTATGGAAAATCATTATGACTTTGTTAAGTCGATTCCTGCTCGAATGATTGTTGTATGTGGGCTCGAATCGACGCGCAAATCTCAAGTCCTGGCTGAGTTTGATAAGCTCAATGATACGGCCGTGTACGGTGACCTTTTCGATTCCGAGGAGGTCGGGAAGGGGTATGCAGGAAAATCCTGGATGCCCATCAACCGTGAGGATGTCACTCTTGCCCAGCATACTTGGCATAAATTGCTTGGCGATATTGCATTCCATGAGCCGGGTAAGACTATCGTTTTCTCTCTGGGAAAAAATGCGCTGCATTATCTTGAGGTCTTGCGTTGGAAGCATGATGTCAATATCGTGCTGGTCGATGATGACAAGAGGGATGGTCTGGATAAGCCGATTCTCAAGGAGTTTTATTTCAAGAGTAAAGTCTTGCATTTGATCCAGAATCGATTGTGCGAATTTTCTAGGGTCGAACTTGAGAATCTGAGGTATTGGGTCGAAGAAGCAATTAATAAGCGGCTTGATGTAACCTATATTGTCGAAAATCTTCATAGAACCCAGGAGTTGGTCCAGTGGCCGAGCCTTCTGTCGGATACTCATGACCATTGGGAACTCCTGAAAGCCATTGATAGCAAGTTGGTTATCTTTGTTGCAGAAAATAATAATGGTCTGGACAAAGCTAAAGAGGCAATGAAGTCATGGCTTAGTTCAGGCGTTCATTCAGGGATTTTTGATGTCATCCCGAAAAGAGATAATACGCTGGATTGGCATTATTGTCTCGCCGATGTCGCCCATGTTAATCGTGGCCAGTCACGCCACAATGCCTTGTTTGCGCATATGTCGGGTGGCCAGGTCGAACTGCTTGATACCTTGAGGTGGAAGCATGATCTCATGGTGGTGTACTTGGGTAGCGACGACGAGCAGGGACGGCTTGATGAGCTTTCCTTTGAGTTGGAAGGAAGCCTGGATAAGGCGAAGGAAATCATTTCTGGTGAGGATCCGATCAAGGATCGACTGGATGAGTTGATGCAAGAACGCCATTGTTCATACCTTACCGTGAGTGGGCAGAGTCTCGGATCCATCAAGCATGATGTACTTGAGTTCGTCGATGTTCTTCCGGAGATGGAATCCACTTGA